In Phormidium ambiguum IAM M-71, one genomic interval encodes:
- a CDS encoding calcium-binding protein, producing the protein MPLVTLTAGNDKAPPPAIAPGDTILGLAGNDTITASGNTEVGGNTGNDSLLGGGPGDTLYGGKGNDYIKSGAGTSFLSGDDGDDTVIAIFADTILGGAGKDSLVAQAKSLVYGNEDADILISAVGATLYGGQGNDTIEGKGTGYLSGDKGNDSIVGASGDTILGREDNDVLISKGATAVYGNEGSDTLTVDATTGGANVSLYGGQGDDSLVGNQGGAILSGDKGSDILIASPTGTKNDTLIGGDGGDSLQGGESGDILIGGADSIPGQDTTTGNDLINGKNGADTIIAGGGGSVVSGAGGNDSIIGGAGADSVLGGDQEDVITGEAGSDTLIGWREKDILTGGEGADYFIYVGGTFVTSAFFSDANGISPITNLNELGIDGAADSITDFEVGVDKIVLDGQGTSAIGFTNSPGIFAGLSTSQTPGVAIVTSDDQRAQVTGSLIYSLQSGKLWYDDSPAAGQGTQTHFLTLQPGLTNLSSQDFLIV; encoded by the coding sequence ATGCCATTAGTTACATTAACAGCTGGAAATGATAAAGCCCCACCCCCGGCTATAGCCCCTGGTGATACAATTCTTGGTTTAGCAGGTAACGATACGATTACTGCCTCTGGAAACACCGAAGTTGGTGGTAATACAGGCAATGATAGTTTGCTCGGCGGTGGACCTGGTGATACCCTCTATGGAGGCAAGGGTAACGACTATATCAAGAGTGGTGCTGGTACTAGCTTCTTATCTGGAGATGATGGTGATGACACCGTAATTGCCATTTTTGCTGACACCATTTTAGGTGGTGCAGGTAAGGACAGTTTAGTTGCACAGGCGAAGTCTTTAGTTTATGGAAATGAAGACGCTGACATCCTCATCTCTGCTGTAGGTGCAACCCTGTATGGTGGTCAAGGCAATGACACCATTGAAGGTAAGGGTACTGGTTACTTGTCTGGTGATAAGGGCAATGACTCTATAGTTGGAGCTTCTGGCGACACCATTCTTGGTAGAGAAGATAATGACGTTCTTATTTCCAAGGGAGCTACTGCCGTTTATGGTAACGAAGGAAGTGACACCTTAACAGTAGATGCAACCACTGGTGGTGCAAATGTGAGCCTCTATGGTGGTCAAGGAGATGACAGCCTAGTAGGAAATCAAGGTGGTGCCATCCTTTCAGGAGATAAAGGAAGCGATATCCTGATCGCTTCTCCTACGGGTACCAAGAATGATACGCTGATTGGTGGTGACGGTGGTGATAGTCTTCAGGGTGGCGAGTCTGGGGATATTTTGATCGGTGGTGCTGATTCAATACCTGGACAGGATACTACCACTGGTAATGACTTAATCAATGGAAAAAATGGTGCTGACACGATTATTGCTGGCGGTGGCGGCAGTGTCGTCTCAGGCGCGGGAGGCAATGATTCTATCATAGGTGGAGCAGGTGCTGACAGCGTTCTTGGTGGTGATCAAGAGGATGTCATAACAGGTGAGGCTGGAAGTGACACTCTAATAGGTTGGAGAGAGAAAGATATCTTAACTGGTGGTGAAGGTGCTGACTACTTCATTTATGTTGGTGGTACTTTTGTAACTTCTGCATTCTTTTCTGACGCTAATGGTATAAGTCCAATCACTAATCTCAATGAGCTAGGAATAGATGGAGCAGCAGACAGCATCACAGATTTCGAGGTAGGAGTAGATAAGATTGTCCTCGATGGTCAAGGTACTTCTGCAATTGGTTTTACAAATAGCCCTGGTATATTTGCAGGATTGTCTACGAGCCAGACACCAGGCGTGGCAATAGTCACTTCTGACGATCAAAGAGCCCAAGTCACAGGTAGCTTAATCTACAGTTTGCAAAGTGGGAAACTTTGGTACGATGATAGTCCGGCTGCTGGTCAGGGTACCCAAACACACTTCCTTACGTTGCAACCTGGTTTAACTAACCTATCTTCTCAAGACTTCCTGATTGTCTAA
- a CDS encoding DUF433 domain-containing protein, giving the protein MQLEDYFNFLAPDDIRLKGTRVGIETILYEYIYRARTPEEIAQIYHPTVTLEQVYATILYYHHEKEKVSQYISEWLEWSHQMREEQRKNPHPAVKRLMEIKAMQKAQK; this is encoded by the coding sequence ATGCAATTAGAAGACTACTTTAATTTTTTAGCCCCCGACGACATTCGTTTAAAAGGTACGCGAGTCGGTATCGAAACTATTTTATATGAATATATCTACCGCGCCCGTACTCCAGAGGAAATCGCGCAAATCTACCACCCCACCGTAACTTTAGAACAGGTTTATGCCACAATTCTCTATTACCATCACGAAAAAGAAAAAGTCAGTCAATACATCTCTGAATGGCTAGAGTGGAGTCATCAAATGCGAGAAGAACAACGGAAAAATCCTCACCCCGCAGTGAAGAGATTGATGGAAATTAAAGCTATGCAAAAAGCACAAAAATAG
- a CDS encoding sulfite exporter TauE/SafE family protein, with the protein MPVLFQLLLIGLAAGVAGGMFGIGGGAIMVPAMVLLMGMDQKFATGTSIAAQILPIGLLGAIVYYRNGNLNIKHAIIIAAGLVVGNLFGAIFANQPYISSALMKKLYGIFLLLIGFRYLFYR; encoded by the coding sequence ATGCCTGTACTATTTCAGTTATTGTTAATCGGTTTAGCTGCTGGTGTTGCGGGTGGGATGTTTGGCATTGGTGGCGGTGCAATTATGGTGCCAGCAATGGTGTTATTAATGGGGATGGATCAAAAATTTGCTACTGGTACATCTATTGCAGCACAAATTTTGCCGATCGGTCTTTTAGGTGCGATCGTCTATTACCGCAATGGTAACTTAAATATTAAACACGCAATAATAATTGCCGCTGGGTTAGTAGTTGGTAACTTGTTCGGCGCAATATTTGCTAATCAACCATACATCAGTAGCGCCTTAATGAAAAAGCTTTACGGCATCTTTTTGTTACTCATTGGATTTCGTTACTTGTTTTATCGGTAA